The genomic segment TGACTGAGTGAAACATACATGGCAAGTGTGGTAGTCGCTCGCTGAGTGGTCGTGAGAGCAATTCTCCATCATGCACGTCATATCGAACATCGAGTAACCACTAATGCGCTCTTAAAAAACAATGAGGTGAAAATAATGTCTGAGTGGGCGGAAAGCAAGAAGAGCTTCTTCGTGCCACTTCTGTAAGTGATTTATTAATTAGGTGGTGATGGAAAATATTGCCATGCCAAGGTGGAATTACGATGATGGAACCACTATCCCTTGATACAAGGCTAATTTAAAAGAATTCATCTCATAAgcttttattgaaattaattcaCATTGTTCTGGAAACATTTGAGGAATGCTGAAGGACATTTCGAGCTAACACTGGTCAACACCAAATTTTAATCAGATGATTTAATGTGTCCCTAATTTTGacgctgaattaaaaaaaaatacttcatttttttctggcaCATTAAGTTTTattaaagatatatatatacatatatatttttttaagtttgacttATAAAAGCTGACCTAATAAGGATTTCACCATGCATTGTCATTTATATCTATGACGTTTCAGAAAACATTCCACCTGTTGCTGAACCCAACTCTTAATTCATAAAGGTTACtaataaatacatgactatattacatattattgttattattattaggactATTATGAAAACCTGATGtgcaagagagaaaaaaacaaggtcagattcagaattagcacaaaaaaataatctagaaATATCTACTTGAAtctctgaatttaaaaaaaatgtataaaaatttaAAGTTTGTTGACCAGTGTTTCTGCAGCACAAACAAACCAACTTCGCATGATGCTAATCAATATCAATAGTATTAGCTAACACACTAGCCTAAAtaaccactgatctgtatataactggatagctgataagccaagacttttgaagccgccatattaccatttgagacagtacttgaTGTTTTaagtttgttaaacataaacaagaggacttcagacattttacaatttgccttaaatacatgtataaatgatatgcttaataATGTTTACACCTTGTATATTTTCGAGATGGGAgaggtaagatggccgccctgtggcttcaacggcttgcacgggcgtgtatggctATCAGCTATCCAGAAATATAGACAGATCAGTGCTAATTCATTTAGCACACTAGCACAAACTGTTGTGACATCACACATGGATTTATCCACTAGCATTTTGTATCAAGGGTATTAAGTCTTACACACATTAATAAATGTTAGTGAATAGAGGCAAATTGTAACGGCAAAGTATACtactattagaaaaaaaagaagctaatatgCTAATTCGGACGGCCATATTGTGTGTGGTGGTCAATGCATTGCAGGACCTGAGGCCTCTTTATGCAGGACGGTGTGACTACCACTCCGGTGAGATGGCGTCTGAGCGAGTCGTAAGAGATTCCCACCATCACTATTTGCGTTCAAGGTCGTATGACGAAACGTGACGTGACGTTACATGTTGCACGTGATCCTCAGGTGCCCTGCCAGACGTCGTCTCGCACGTCCTGCAACCTGCGCGTGAGAAGCAACACGTGTTACTGCTGCGACCTGTACAACTGTGGCAAGTGAGTACCACCGTATGGTCCAATGACGGCACAACCTCGCAAGAGAGCCGTCAGCTTTCAAAGCAAGTCGTGATTTAAGGCACTTTCTTGTGTGGGACACTTTGATATGAGGCCAGAAATAAGATTTAGCTCTCacattcacaaaaacaaacaaacaaaaacactcacacaacaATAAAACTcgatcacacacaaaaaactctcaCGTTAAAATTGGCActcataggaaaaaaaaactcacacacaaactcactcaccccaaaaaaaattctcacaccAAAAAACTCTCactttcaacaaaaatattttttacaaagacaacaaacctcttaccaaaaaaaagctaacttgcACAAAGGACCTCTCATTAAAGAACTCATACTACACAACATAAGAAAtcttaataatacaaaaaaccTCAATcgaaacaaaaaactaaaaaaatctttcattCTTATTCTAATCTTAAATTTGTCCAAGCACCTCTCACAGTCACCGAAAAACCTTCTCACATACACCAGCAAAATTCTCACTGTGCATAAAAAAATCTCACCCACCCCAAAATGCTCTATACCCACCAAAAACCTCAGTCACACAAAAACTctcaatcaaatttttttttaaaaactcacacaaaactcaacaaaaatactcTCACAAAGGCAACACTTAACAATAAAaactcacacaaacaaaaaaaatcacaagaaaaCGCACATATGCACCAAAACATCTTTAACCACCCATCAAGAACCTCTTACTCTCACAAAAAACTCTCATTTACACCATAGATCTCTCTCACTTACCAGAAAATTTCACACAACCAAAAAACCTGTTGCTGTGATTCTTGGCATTTATATGAGGTGCTGTATAGGCCAACAATATCACTGACCTCTCACTAggcaaaatacaaaacaaaaaaactcacacacaccaaAACCCTCATGCACACCAAAAACACTCaaatccacacaaaaaaacactcaccTCCAAACACCTATCACATTCACCCAAAAActctcacacataaaaaacACTCTCACTCCCCATTAAACCACTCATGCtctccaaaaacacacacttacaaaaaaaaactcactcacACCAAAACAACTCtcactcaagtaaaaaaaaaaacaacaaaaaaaacttacacacaaacaaaaaaagaaacctccTTCATTCAAAGAAATGACACACATTCAACAATCACCTCATATGAGAAAAACTCTCATTCACCCGTAGAAAACCTCTTACACACTTGAACAAAAACTTAAATGCACCTGTTCTcttactaaaacaaaaaaacacttcggAGTGAGACTTATTTTGGAATCCAATTGAGAGTGAAAAATTGTCTATGAAGGgaagttaaaaatgaaaacggTTGGCATCTCAGATCTAGAATGCTGATTGGCTCGGCGGTGGTGAGAGTGAGAGGTTGTTTGGTtagtgtgagagtttttttgtttatgtcgCATGTGGGcggaaaatgttatttttggccTGTACAGCACTTCATACTTACAATTACAATTGTTACCAGAAGaagaatctttcttttttttcttttaaccttTGTTTCAGAGAGCATCCACTAATGGGACTTCAGAATAGAGATGGTTTGAAAAAGTTTAAGAAACCATCCATGATTTGGAAGTAGGTcccttttttttagaccaattatGGCTgtctttcaaataaaaacaattccacTGTAGAGCTGTGTGTTTCTCCCTGCATGCCCTTTTGCGTGTGTCACCCACTGTCGACtggggatagaccgataatcagcccggccgataatcggcaCCGATATTCAGCCTTttatgaatatcggcatcggcctcttttttttgttttgagggccaaaatattaaaaactgttttgctgtttttgagtCAGCGGCaccacagcaccatctgattggttgcttgtGCAGTGCTAGCAACTAATAAGCAGCAAATAGCAGCTATTAGCCCCAAGCTAACCAGCTAGCTTGTGAATGAATGGCTTCTAGCCCGCTTTAGCttgcgggctaacctaatagccgttttttagcggctatttgggagttatcccgaggttagcgtgtgggtaaacggttagcccgcgagctgtTAGCTCGCGAAtaagcggctatttgggagttagcgtgcgggtGAACGGTTAGCCTGCGAGCTATTGGTTAGCTCacgaattagcggctattagcccgccAGCTAACCGGCCAGCTTGCAAATTaatggctattaggttagcccgtgaactaacggttagctcgcgggctaacctaatagccattTTTTAGCGACTATTTGGGAGTAATCCCAGATGTTGCATATGGGTGAAtagttagcccgcgagctaacagttagctgtatatcggcttcaaatattagCCTCCCTGACTaccaataatcggtatcggccctgaaaaaagcatatcTGTCTATCTCTACTGTCGACTAACGTCCAACAGCGTCTTCTGTGTGACACCCAAAGTTAAACTTTTGAGGTCTGACTACAGCTTGCGCTGTTCTCTGCATTAGTCGCGTGGAGTTGGTGGGCGGCTACCACGAGTACACAGACGTGAAGAGCTGCCAAGATGTGGTGCACCTCTACCACCTGCTCTGGTCGGCCACCATCCTCAACATCGTGGCTCTCTTCCTGGGCATCATCACTGCAGCGGTGCTGGGCGGCTTCAAAGACATGGTGGGACGGGAGGACGTTTTAGGATTTTGTGACCGCGCTCGAGATGAACCGTGATCaagatgtttttctttgtgaCAGACACCCGCTCAAACATCAGAAAGTGCATCGGAACCGGAGGCCATCACACCCTCAGTCGCCTCTGAGGCTCCACAGCGCACAAACGTCAACTCCTACCGCAACACGGCCCCCTGCCTGCCACCATACACGGCCTACGATATGCAGGTAATGGATGCAGTGGTGTCTTGAGATACAATGGCTGGTTTTTGTTGTCTTGTGATACAGCAGATTTGCGATGAGTGCACGTCAGACCccaaccactagatggcggcagcAAATTGccctttcattcatttcaaagaggAAAGatgatgagaattttttttttcaacacaccTCAAATGCAATACAAACAAATGAAGCACTATGTTATAATCAAATAAATTACATAAAACCTcaagaaatatatatacatacacagacacaaaaaaaagatgatctGAAAATAGTGAACACCTCTTCAACCCACGCAATAAATTAAATCCATGATATAGAAACACACTAAATCTAAATCCTCCCTAGGCATGTTCatctttttacacattttttttgcacgtcAAACTAAATCCTTCCTTAAGAATTGGCTTGAACACGATAGAAATcccagaaaatgtcaaatgttaaataatCAGTTCAATTTTatactgcaacaaaaaaaaagataacaataaaaaaataactgaagtAATACTTTATTAAAGTCTTTTATAAGTACTGTATAGCATAAAGACCACCCAAAAAAAGCTTTATCCTATGTTAGTATGTTAGAAAGAGCATTCATATAAAGTGtctgatttaagaaaaaaaattctaaacataAACTTCATTACTCACCATTTCATGAATAATTATAGTTGTTTATTGAGTCAGTCAACATAGtactaaaaaaatgtaatgggttaatttgacctgCTACGtgacataactttttttttttaaagatatttaaacacactttaaaataataagaacacatttaaaaacatgtaataTAGTGACAGATTACACATTGTACCGATCGATGTGTTTACAGGAGTTTAAAACACGTCCTGTTTACTCGCTTCTTCTTtaaaatttacaatgaacaCGATCGTGTGCCCCCACCTAATGGCCAAACGTGGAATTGCATCCCCAAATACAAAACTGAATTGAGTTGTAACTggacaaaacaagaaaagtaAACAGGACTGTGATGGAGGGGGGgttaaagagtatgaaaaaagtagtgctttgctgccatcttgtgctGTCTACAGgaaattattaactttttttttttttcagagataTATCACTTACTTGCATAATATACAATTCACGGCAGATCTTGCTCCCTATCCCTGGCAAATAAAGGGGAACATTCAAGACATAAGTGTAAATAtgaaattttgtttttctacttttgtcagGGTTCCTATATGTTCGCCGACTCCTCCGGCCTGTCAGACGAATCCCAATCGGGAGCCAGCCACCTGTGGCCCACCATGGTGCCCCCGCGCTACTCCCCACCTCACAACCATCCGGAAGACAAGCCGCCACCGTACAGCCCCTAAGAGGGCTCACACGTCATCTCCGAGGCCTCCCCAAAGGACCAAAGTGTGGAACCCGGGAACAAGAGGGCGACCGCGGCGGATGCTAACTTTTGAGCAAAAAGGCAGTCTGGGCATTGCTTGCGCGCTTTGTTTGTACCGTTCAAGCAAATCCAGGAAGAGACAACCTGTTTACAATTGTTCTGCCTTAATGCAAACAGTCTTCCAATACCGAAGCATTCTGTTGTTTTTGCTAAGGTCCCCAATGttgttggttgttttttttgcaccagGGACCAGTTTCACATAAATGTGTCAATATTTTGATGGACTGGCATAAGAGAAATGAGCCCTGTGTTTGTTTCTGTTAAAAAATTGGGTCCCATTCTGGCTTTAATTTAGAGACAATGACACTCAAAGTGTTACTAAGGTCCAACCCTTCAAATCCGAAACTGTCGGCGGCGACAGTACAACAcacttgtttttcaaatcaccgTAATTCCTGAACCGCTAGCAACGTAATTCCAACGGCTTCTGAAAGCAGAGAAGCGGAGCTTTACGTGGATACCACATACATTACGGTAGCTAGCAGATTGTCACGTGTGGAGGAGGGGGGAAGTCCGGCGTTATAGAGAGGAGTAACTTCAACGTACCGTAACTCCGGAACTATTTGTGCTAGCAACACAATTCCAACGGTTTCAGGGAGCGGATAATCAGAGCTTTGCATTGGTTCTACATACATTACGGTAACTAGCAGATTTTCATGTGTGGAGGAGGGGAAGCGCTGTGTCATAGAGGAGAGACGCAGGAGAGGAGATGACGCATGTCTTACAAATCAAGGTATCCACCTGTGATGATTGTTTGCCATGTTGGGCTTTTGAtctcaatttgttaaataaagcaatttaaaaaatgaaataaaaatcaacatatCCACGGGACCATTTGCGCTCGCAAAGTATCTGAAAGCGGAAGAGCGGAACTTTAcgtcaaggggaaaaaaatcgtaaaaacaaaaacaggcggACTGCTATGATAATAGTACTAAGggttaaaagataaataaaacccACGTTATAGATTGGATGTttcaaagatttattttttttgctggggACCGCTGAATTAGTGTCGCTAGCTAAACGAAATTACAGTTAAGAAGGTATCACGTGCTTGTGTACAGACAGCAGTAGGATATTGTTGGTCATTTATTACCACTTTAAAAGTTCTGTCCTCAAGtctatggtgtgtgtgtgtgtgtgtgggggggggggggggggtattattgTGTTTTCATCCAAAGATTCCCGTCAGAAACTAAAGACTCCAAACTCTTTGTAATTAGTCACAAAACATGAGATGAAATATGCTGGCGCAGTCGTCGTGAATCTCGGAGAAAGATGAAGAAACATGTATGAAAAcgtgaggaagaggagagatCCTTGAGACTCTCGTCAGATGTGTTTATTGTTTGGAAAACCCGATTCTCAGGGCTGCTTCTTTTCTGTCATGTCATTAAAGTTTGTTTAGTGCATTGACACATTTGATGTTTGTGACACTTACTTGCCTGTGACAACGTGTACTCAATTTTCGTGGTGGACCTGAAGTCTTAAAACGATACTTAAAGACAGAAGAGTCCAGATTGGAAAAGAGCAGACCGACAGCGTTGACGCTCATATTAGTAAATAAAGCTCATTTGTATTAAAATCATATTTAGTGACTTTTAAAACTATACAGTTAAGGGAAAGATGTTTTTGAAAAGAGAACACGGAAGTCAACCAGCATCACGGAACAAAGTTAAAACAGTAAAAGAATAATTTATTGTCATCCAACTTGCAATAAGGACGAGcgggaccttttttttttttatacagcaaCAACAATGAATTATAGGAAAAGCAAGCATGGTTCTACAAAAAGGACGTTATGCAGAATTTATACTGTacatctctcacacacacaccaatgttAATCTGTACTACACTCACAGTGAAAAGTCTAAGAGCAACAAAATGAGCCCTCCCCAATGATTAAATACTAAGTGCTAACATTCCATCAATAATCTGAGTGACGACGACTCTAAAGCTTGCAACGCACACACGAGCTTgaagaaacaagaaaaacaaaagatgtcAAAATCAAGTTTGAATACCTTCAATGATACCCTTGTGCAGGTTTgccaatattaataaaaatatatttcagatCGGGATACTGTCATGTGCAAAGATGAGCGATGTCAGCGAGGGAATGTGGAGTGTTCGTAGTAGAAATATTCTGCTGGAATttcaataactttaaaaaaaataaaaaaaattatacacagTACTGTGACCTTTTTTATATTGACAACCTACCCACGATAATTTTCATATCGTGACATAACGATATTGTTAGTTAAAGACTTGATCTGATTTCAATTCATTGGTCATaaagtgattatttttattacatagtAACAGACCAAATAAGTgctcctccactagatggcacaaagTATAATTAATTccgttgccattcatacaacagaataacaatacctttgtgttcaattagcacatttttaactcattttttttcccattatttttgtgacatttctaATGTGAAATGTGCCTTTGCTTAATAAATGTTGCGAAACACTGTTCTAGGAAACATGGCCTAAAGTTCAACACTCGGGTCAAAAATCAACACTGTATGGAGAAACTAAACAAACTGATGTGTATTAATTGTCAGAAGTTTAGTCTGGTTGAATGAAAATCCAGGTTATCATGTTTCAAATATCATGAGGCGCAGACACGTGTGTGTGAACATTCACTCATCCATagagaaaagaaagatccaCAGAGGAGGAATGGAAGTCCAAGCAAAGCGGGGGCCTCCAAAAAGGCACGAGTGACGGCCAACCGGCGTGGCTCAGTACGTCTCCGGAATGTTAAAATTGAAGTCCGACTTGCCTTCAGGTTGACTAACGTTGACGGGCGGCCCGGGCCGAGCCATCAGCATTTGCTCGTCCAGGTCGAAAATGTCATCCCAGTTCAAAATGTGGCCCGGCGCGGGCGGGCGGACGCCCTCCTGCCCGGCAGCCGTCCGGTGCGCGGCGCCGTCCTCGCCCGCGAAGGGCACGCCGGACCCGTCCGCGCCCCACGAGTTGTGCTTCGTCGGTATGGACTTGCAGGGCAGCAGGCGGTAAATGTTGTCCTCGCCGTCCTTGGCCTTCTTCCCGCTGGGGTCCACGTTGTGCACTTGCTTGCAGTGGTTGGAGAGCAGCTGGTAGTTGAGGAAGGTGTCGTGGC from the Vanacampus margaritifer isolate UIUO_Vmar chromosome 10, RoL_Vmar_1.0, whole genome shotgun sequence genome contains:
- the tmem255a gene encoding transmembrane protein 255A isoform X1 encodes the protein MPPAPSLQSSGLTLSEISIGSSRPQRVTAGSFKRRKRKSIIVTVMLLIVSVLILIFGLAATTRTQNITVGGYYPGLILGFGSFLGIIGSHLIENKRQMLVASIVFISFGVVAAFCCAIVDGVFAARHIDLRPLYAGRCDYHSGEMASERVVPCQTSSRTSCNLRVRSNTCYCCDLYNCGKEHPLMGLQNRDGLKKFKKPSMIWNRVELVGGYHEYTDVKSCQDVVHLYHLLWSATILNIVALFLGIITAAVLGGFKDMTPAQTSESASEPEAITPSVASEAPQRTNVNSYRNTAPCLPPYTAYDMQGSYMFADSSGLSDESQSGASHLWPTMVPPRYSPPHNHPEDKPPPYSP
- the tmem255a gene encoding transmembrane protein 255A isoform X3, with amino-acid sequence MPPAPSLQSSGLTLSEISIGSSRPQRVTAGSFKRRKRKSIIVTVMLLIVSVLILIFGLAATTRTQNITVGGYYPGLILGFGSFLGIIGSHLIENKRQMLVASIVFISFGVVAAFCCAIVDGVFAARHIDLRPLYAGRCDYHSGEMASERVVPCQTSSRTSCNLRVRSNTCYCCDLYNCGNRVELVGGYHEYTDVKSCQDVVHLYHLLWSATILNIVALFLGIITAAVLGGFKDMTPAQTSESASEPEAITPSVASEAPQRTNVNSYRNTAPCLPPYTAYDMQGSYMFADSSGLSDESQSGASHLWPTMVPPRYSPPHNHPEDKPPPYSP
- the tmem255a gene encoding transmembrane protein 255A isoform X2; amino-acid sequence: MPPAPSLQSSGLTLSEISIGSFKRRKRKSIIVTVMLLIVSVLILIFGLAATTRTQNITVGGYYPGLILGFGSFLGIIGSHLIENKRQMLVASIVFISFGVVAAFCCAIVDGVFAARHIDLRPLYAGRCDYHSGEMASERVVPCQTSSRTSCNLRVRSNTCYCCDLYNCGKEHPLMGLQNRDGLKKFKKPSMIWNRVELVGGYHEYTDVKSCQDVVHLYHLLWSATILNIVALFLGIITAAVLGGFKDMTPAQTSESASEPEAITPSVASEAPQRTNVNSYRNTAPCLPPYTAYDMQGSYMFADSSGLSDESQSGASHLWPTMVPPRYSPPHNHPEDKPPPYSP